One Ammospiza caudacuta isolate bAmmCau1 chromosome 11, bAmmCau1.pri, whole genome shotgun sequence genomic window carries:
- the LOC131562724 gene encoding G-protein coupled receptor 55-like produces the protein MNDTHGKGNISASVELFQLIIYTPTFILGLLFNIMALSFLFFKVKKLSESTVYMIALIFLDTLLLFTLPFKIISYHLQDHWNLGSVFCSTLESLYFVNMYGSILISLCICVDRYIAICYPFVALTLRSIRKAAMVCALICLGTSAGTLSTFQLHGKGHNISSCFHNFSKSTWENTGLLSTLEIIFFGSMAAMTFCTAQTVRCLRRHRKPDNPQTHSTRAERIVVTNLAAFLVCFTPYHVAYLMYFLVKNNVIHISFQQVLRDLVQVTLCWANLNCCLDGVCYYFVLKESLENPLQNSEKRAMQKP, from the coding sequence ATGAATGACACCCATGGCAAAGGGAATATCAGTGCTTCTGTGGAACTGTTCCAGCTCATCATATACACCCCCACTTTTATCCTGGGATTGCTGTTCAACATAATGGCTCTGTCATTCCTGTTTTTTAAGGTTAAAAAGCTGTCAGAATCTACAGTCTACATGATAGCCCTTATATTCCTGGATACTTTGCTGTTGTTTACCCTTCCTTTCAAAATCATTTCCTACCACCTTCAGGACCACTGGAACTTGGGGTCTGTGTTTTGCTCCACCTTGGAGAGTCTGTACTTTGTGAACATGTACGGCAGCATCCTCATCTCCCTGTGCATCTGCGTGGATCGCTACATCGCTATCTGCTACCCCTTCGTGGCCCTCACCCTCAGGTCCATCAGGAAAGCTGCCATGGTCTGTGCTCTCATCTGCCTGGgcacctctgcagggacactctCTACTTTCCAACTGCATGGAAAGGGCCACAACATCTCTTCCTGCTTCCACAACTTCTCCAAGAGCACGTGGGAGAACACAGGGCTGCTCAGCACCCTGGAGATCATCTTCTTCGGCAGCATGGCAGCCATGACTTTCTGCACTGCCCAAACCGTCCGGTGCCTGAGGAGGCACAGAAAGCCAGACAACCCCCAGACACACAgcaccagagcagagaggatCGTGGTGACAAACCTGGCTGCCTTTCTGGTGTGTTTCACACCTTACCACGTGGCGTACTTGATGTACTTTTTGGTGAAGAACAACGTCATCCACATCAGTTTTCAACAAGTGCTACGAGACCTTGTTCAGGTCACCCTTTGCTGGGCAAACCTGAACTGCTGTCTTGATGGGGTGtgttattattttgttttaaaggagTCCTTGGAAAACCCATtgcaaaacagtgaaaaaagagCCATGCAAAAGCCTTGA